The segment TGACCAACGGCGAGCTGATCTCCGAGGATCTCGGCATCAAGCTCGAGAACGTCACCATCGGCATGCTCGGCACCGCCAAGCGCGTCACGATCGACAAGGACAACACCACCATCGTCGATGGCGCCGGTGCGGCCGATGCGATCAAGGGCCGCGTCGAGGCGATCCGCAAGCAGATCGAGATCACCACGTCCGACTATGACCGCGAGAAGCTCCAGGAGCGCCTGGCCAAGCTCGCCGGCGGCGTCGCCGTCATCAAGGTCGGCGGTGCGACCGAGGTCGAAGTGAAGGAGCGCAAGGACCGCGTCGACGACGCGCTGCACGCGACCCGCGCGGCCGTCGAGGAAGGCATCGTCCCCGGTGGCGGCACCGCCCTCCTCTATGCGACCAAGGCGCTCGACGGCCTCAAGGGCGCGAACGACGACCAGACCCGCGGCATCGACATCATCCGTCGCGCCATCTCGGCTCCGGTCAAGCAGATCGCCCAGAACGCCGGCCAGGACGGCGCGGTCGTCGCCGGCAACCTGCTGCGCGAGAATGACGAGACCAAGGGCTTCAACGCCGCGACCGACGTCTATGAGAACCTCGTCGCCGCCGGCGTGATCGACCCGACCAAGGTCGTCCGCACCGCGCTGCAGGACGCGGCCTCGGTCGCCGGCCTGCTCATCACCACCGAGGCGACGATCGCCGAGCTGCCCGAGGACAAGGCCCCGGCCATGCCCGGCGGCGGCATGGGTGGCATGGGCGGCATGGGCGGCATGGACTTCTAAGCGCGGAGCCGTCGTAGCAGGCGGGCTTGCCCCGCCTGCGGTTCGACGGCGACCACCGAAGACGTCCGGTCGACCATCCGGTCATCGGAAACGGGAAGGGCCGGGGGAGCGATCCCCGGGCCCTTTCTCTTTTTGCGGCATCAGGTCAGGCGGAGCGCCGGCGCTTCAGGCGCCGCCAGATCAGCCAGTCGAACCCGCGCACCACGGCGTGGCGGATGAAGGGCAGCGGCGCCGTGATGCCCCATTGTCGCGAATAACGGTCGAGCAGCAGCCGAACGCGATCGAATCCCCGCGTATTGCGCCGCGTGGCCGCCCAGTTGGCGAACGGACCCTGGTTGTTTTCGAGGTGGAAATGGAACCGTGAGCCCAAGCCGCGCGCGGCCGTCAGGCGGGCGAGCGCGCGCCGATCGACGATCCGTTCGTCGAGACTTTGCAGATAGGCCAGCCCCCGCAGGCTGCTCTCGACCATGTCGAGCCGCATCGTCTCGGCCACCAGCAGATCCCAGTCGAACGCGTCGCCGGCCGCGCGGAGTTGATGGACCGCGTCCACGACCCAGCGGACCGGCGAGACGGCGTTCCGCCTCAGCCCATGCCGCAAGGTGTGGTGAAGCTGGTCTTCGGGGCCCAGCACCGACACGCCGTCCATGGCGCGGCCGATCGGCCGCGCGCGCGTCCACAAGGGAGCGGCATGGTCGCGGTTCACCGCATCACGGTAGGGCGAATGGTGGAGATCGATGTCGAGATGATCGGCTTTCCGAAGCCCGATCGAATGCGCGAAGTCGCCATGGAGCGCGAACCCGTCCGCCAACAGGATATCGCGCGCAGCCTCTATCCGGGCGTGCGGCACGAGCAGGTCGACATCGTCATAGGGACGAAGCGTCGTGTTCGGGTAGACCGTCAGGCCGAGCCCGGCCCCCTTGAGCAGGATCACCGGCACGCCGCCCGCCACCAGCTTCGGCAGCAACAGCGCCAGCATCCGCCCGTGGCGCTGGTCGACATACCAGGCGCGGCGATAGATGCCCCGGATCCGGCCGTCGAGCGCATGGTCGATCGACAGCTCTCGCATCCGCAGATGGAACAGCGGCAACAGGCGGCGCGTGCCGAGGTCGACATCGTCGAAGACGATGCGGTCGAGCCACGCCCGCGCCGCGATCGCCGCCTCGTCGTCGGGCCGGATCAGCGCTTCGAGCAGCAGATGCTGATCGGGCGTCGGCAGATAGCGGGAGCGCGGCGTCATGCGGCGGAGGATATGGTGGCCGGCCGGTCCGGCGCGAGCAGGATGCCGTCGGCCAGCCGATAATGATGATCGGCCGCCGCGATGATCACCGGATCATGGCTGACGATCAGCACCGCCGGCGCATCGGCCAGGGCCCTGAGCGCGGCGACCAGCCCCTGCACGGCATCGGCGTCGAGGTGGTTGCCCGGCTCGTCGAGGATCAGCAGGCGTGGCCGCCGCGCCAGCGCGCGCGCCAGCGCGATCCGCTGGCGCTGTCCGCCCGATAGCGGCGCGCCACCGTCGCCCAGGCGGAAATCGAGCCCGCCCGGCAAGGCGTCGGCAAAGCCGGCCACACCGGTCGCTTCGGCGGCCCGGCGGACGATCGCGCGCGCCATCGCCGGATCGCCATAGGCGATATTGTCCGCGATCGTCCCCGGGAACAGGACCGCCGACTGGGCGACATGGCCGATCCCCCGCCGATAGGTCGTGCCGTCGATCTCGCGCAGATCGACGCCGTCGACCAAGACCGCGCCCGATCGCGGCGTGATCAGCCCGAGCAGGATGGCGAGGAAGGTCGTCTTGCCCGTGCCGTTGGCGCCCGACACGACCGTCACCTCGCCGGCCGCCAGCGCCAGGTCGACGCCACGCAGCAGCGCATCGTCGCCATGGCCGAAGGCGATGCCGCGCGCCTCGACGATCCAGTCGCGTGGCGCGACGCCGGACGCCGACGCCGTGGGCGCCCCATGCTCCAGGAGTTGCTGGACGCGGACGAGCGCAGGACGACCGCCATCGACGTCGCGCACCGCGCTTTGCGCCTGCTGGACGGCGCCGCGCAACAGGACGAGGAGGAACAGCAGCGGCGCCAGCCGGTCGATCGCCAGCAGATCGGCCGGCGCATGGGCGAGGAGCAGGATGAGCGCCAGGATGGCGAGCGCGGTCCGCGCCCCCTCCACCTCGGACAGGCGCGCCATTCGCCTGGCGATCGTCCCGGTCCACCGCGCCGTCTCCTCGATCTGGCGCGACCGTTCGGCGCGTTCGAAATCCTCGCTGGCGGAGGATCGCGCGAGCCCATGGCGATGGAGCAGCAGCGCCATGCCCGAATCGAGCCGCTCGATCGCCTCCTGCGCCTCGTCGACCAGGCGACGCATCTTGCGGGCCGAGCCGCGGCGCAACAGGACGAGCAAGCCGCAGAGCAGCGCTGCGGAAAGCCCGACCAGCGGGGCGATCCAGATCAAGGCCGCGAGGATCGCGACCGCCGTGACGATCGCCGGCAGGATCACCCCCAGCAACGCATTGGCCATGCAGTCGAGCCGCTCGCTGTCCTGCGCGAGGATGTGCCGCAGCCGTGCCGCGCCGATCCGTTCGACCGCGCCCGAAGGCAAGGCGAGGGTGGCTTCGACCAGCGCGATGCGCAGCCGCGCGTTCACGCGCTTGACCGCGCCCACCGTCACCGCCCGCGCGGCATAGGCGGCGATGCCCGAGGCGATCGTGCAGGCCGCCGCGACCGCCGCCAGCATCCAGCTCTGCCGGGCGCCGTCCGGCGTCATCAACCGCGCGATCGCGAGCGTGGCCGCGATGAGCAGGGCGCTGCGCAGCAGGGTCGCCAGGGTCCCGGCGAGCAGCGACGGATAATTGCCACGGCCGAGACGGGCG is part of the Rhizorhabdus wittichii RW1 genome and harbors:
- a CDS encoding ABC transporter related (PFAM: ABC transporter related~SMART: AAA ATPase) — protein: MLGGDPQARGAPDWRAFARLGRGNYPSLLAGTLATLLRSALLIAATLAIARLMTPDGARQSWMLAAVAAACTIASGIAAYAARAVTVGAVKRVNARLRIALVEATLALPSGAVERIGAARLRHILAQDSERLDCMANALLGVILPAIVTAVAILAALIWIAPLVGLSAALLCGLLVLLRRGSARKMRRLVDEAQEAIERLDSGMALLLHRHGLARSSASEDFERAERSRQIEETARWTGTIARRMARLSEVEGARTALAILALILLLAHAPADLLAIDRLAPLLFLLVLLRGAVQQAQSAVRDVDGGRPALVRVQQLLEHGAPTASASGVAPRDWIVEARGIAFGHGDDALLRGVDLALAAGEVTVVSGANGTGKTTFLAILLGLITPRSGAVLVDGVDLREIDGTTYRRGIGHVAQSAVLFPGTIADNIAYGDPAMARAIVRRAAEATGVAGFADALPGGLDFRLGDGGAPLSGGQRQRIALARALARRPRLLILDEPGNHLDADAVQGLVAALRALADAPAVLIVSHDPVIIAAADHHYRLADGILLAPDRPATISSAA